The following coding sequences are from one Methyloceanibacter stevinii window:
- a CDS encoding site-specific DNA-methyltransferase, giving the protein MSVPTVQIERKPVSSLAPYPGNARRHSRKQVRQIAESIKRFGFTNPVLIGDDGQIIAGHGRVAAAKELGLKDVPTLRLSHLSPAERRAYVLADNKLALNAGWDKETLAIELQALVDMEFDVTLTGFSLAEIDLSLDQAHEASAAISGSALDEIPEAPTRPTTQAGDLWLLGRHRLLCGDARSKDDVTRLMDGERADLIFTDPPYNVAIDGHVCGLGSVRHREFAFASGEMTETEFTSFLCTTLGNAAAAAKDGAIAFVCMDWRHMREVLDAGREAFSELKNLCVWNKTNGGMGTFYRSKHELVFVFKVGTAEHTNSFGLGDTGRYRTNVWDYAGISSPTKGRLDDLAMHPTVKPVALVADAIRDCSRRGEVVLDVFGGSGSTLIAAEACGRCARLIEYDPAYCDTIVTRFEAFTGKPARHAPMRLTFEEVREHRTLANTLASDVSEASQ; this is encoded by the coding sequence GTGAGTGTTCCAACTGTTCAGATTGAGCGTAAACCTGTGTCGTCTCTCGCGCCCTATCCGGGCAACGCACGGCGACACTCAAGAAAACAAGTCCGCCAGATTGCCGAAAGCATCAAGCGCTTCGGCTTTACCAACCCGGTTCTGATCGGCGACGACGGGCAGATCATTGCTGGCCATGGACGTGTGGCCGCCGCCAAGGAACTTGGTCTCAAGGACGTTCCCACGTTGAGACTATCCCATCTGTCACCGGCAGAGAGACGAGCATACGTGCTCGCTGACAACAAGCTCGCGCTGAACGCAGGCTGGGACAAAGAGACGTTGGCAATTGAGCTTCAGGCTCTCGTCGATATGGAATTCGATGTCACGCTGACAGGCTTCTCGCTCGCTGAGATCGACCTCTCATTGGACCAAGCGCACGAAGCATCGGCGGCAATATCAGGGTCGGCTCTTGATGAGATACCCGAAGCTCCAACACGACCAACCACTCAAGCAGGCGATCTATGGCTTCTTGGGCGGCATCGCCTCTTGTGCGGTGACGCGCGTTCGAAGGACGACGTCACGCGCCTCATGGATGGGGAGCGTGCGGATCTTATCTTCACCGACCCACCCTACAACGTCGCCATTGACGGGCATGTCTGTGGCCTAGGGTCCGTCCGGCATCGCGAGTTTGCCTTCGCATCCGGCGAAATGACCGAAACCGAGTTCACGTCATTCCTCTGTACAACACTCGGCAATGCTGCCGCGGCCGCAAAGGACGGAGCAATTGCTTTCGTCTGCATGGACTGGCGCCATATGCGCGAAGTTCTCGATGCCGGAAGAGAGGCGTTTTCGGAGCTGAAGAACCTATGCGTTTGGAACAAGACGAACGGTGGCATGGGGACATTCTACCGCTCCAAGCATGAGCTGGTGTTCGTGTTCAAAGTCGGAACGGCGGAGCACACGAACAGCTTTGGTTTGGGAGACACAGGACGATACCGAACCAATGTCTGGGACTATGCGGGTATCAGCAGTCCGACGAAAGGTCGCCTGGATGACCTCGCCATGCATCCAACCGTCAAACCGGTTGCTCTGGTTGCTGATGCGATCCGCGACTGCTCTCGGCGTGGCGAAGTGGTCCTCGATGTCTTCGGAGGCTCTGGGAGCACTCTCATCGCTGCTGAAGCCTGCGGACGGTGTGCCCGGCTCATCGAATACGATCCGGCCTATTGCGATACCATTGTCACACGGTTCGAGGCTTTCACCGGGAAACCAGCAAGGCACGCCCCGATGCGACTAACGTTCGAAGAGGTAAGAGAACACAGGACGCTGGCCAACACTCTCGCAAGCGATGTGAGCGAGGCCAGCCAATGA
- a CDS encoding DUF5681 domain-containing protein: MTGNAAKPQAQSTSKSLSQEVVDQAKRTALNPCGYKNPPIEHRFPKGRSGNPKGRPKKVPKTSESTSTSSIFLKQVERIVTVREGETIREAPAIEAVIQSQVASACKGNALAQKDIINRHERATDEKRQRLQAEVERCEHYISGARSEMAAAERLGQQAPRLFPHPDDIYIDRETGVRFVGPFDEESLTQVEETCRVRDILLMQDALDQRSWNDLDSDDPLDGPGTALLFAQILNDGLPDRFKLDDPSFVGRMMRLECIPKRQLLKDVYRGWQSIGLSTRRGRLFPPLRYGKTLVALLLELVRRVRNGYLDGSAAPEDIEADLADLILEGLHGAP; this comes from the coding sequence ATGACTGGAAACGCTGCCAAGCCGCAAGCGCAAAGCACTTCAAAGTCGCTTTCTCAAGAGGTCGTCGATCAGGCCAAGAGGACTGCCCTCAACCCTTGTGGATACAAGAACCCCCCGATAGAGCACAGATTCCCAAAGGGCCGATCCGGCAACCCAAAAGGGCGTCCCAAGAAAGTGCCCAAGACCTCCGAATCTACGTCGACCAGTTCGATATTCCTCAAGCAGGTCGAACGGATCGTGACCGTACGGGAAGGAGAGACCATTCGGGAGGCTCCTGCTATTGAGGCTGTCATCCAGTCGCAAGTCGCCTCTGCCTGCAAAGGCAATGCGCTCGCCCAGAAAGACATCATCAACCGACACGAACGCGCTACAGACGAGAAGCGTCAGAGACTCCAAGCTGAGGTCGAAAGATGTGAACACTATATCTCAGGGGCACGCTCCGAGATGGCCGCTGCGGAGAGACTTGGGCAACAGGCGCCTCGCTTGTTCCCGCATCCTGATGACATCTACATCGATCGAGAAACTGGCGTCCGCTTCGTTGGTCCGTTCGATGAGGAGAGTCTCACCCAAGTCGAAGAGACATGTCGGGTTAGGGACATTCTCCTGATGCAGGATGCGCTGGATCAGCGCTCTTGGAACGACCTTGATAGTGATGATCCGCTCGACGGTCCAGGAACGGCATTGCTCTTTGCGCAGATTCTCAACGATGGCCTCCCTGATCGTTTCAAACTCGATGACCCGTCGTTCGTAGGGCGAATGATGCGGCTCGAGTGCATTCCGAAGCGCCAACTCCTCAAAGACGTCTATCGAGGATGGCAATCAATCGGCTTAAGCACTCGACGCGGGCGCCTATTCCCGCCACTGCGGTACGGTAAGACGCTAGTCGCGTTACTGCTTGAGCTGGTGCGGAGAGTCCGGAACGGCTACTTGGACGGCAGCGCCGCGCCCGAAGATATTGAAGCCGATCTTGCCGACCTCATCCTGGAGGGGCTGCACGGCGCACCATGA
- a CDS encoding adenylate/guanylate cyclase domain-containing protein — translation MTATRSITTRSALLLMLLALVFLIAASILIVVDLGARRTIRDLSQRYIDQSADQVQSEMSHFFGSIEEFLNVSRTWWESGLLDYNGRADLQRLNSLYMPLLDRHRQITSMMLVRDDGLEYLLFRDLRGGDDYEWYNRLVWADKGPAAGYVVTWTGDLQLYSEEPLPDEALDYDPRRRPFYIGADLESTHWTSPYYFFITKDAGLTVSQKWRDQASGQTRLVAFDLLLRDLSEFTSGLHPSPNGTAFVLHSDGSLIGLPADARWTDSAEIRDVLRKASGQADSDRAATLLTAEELDLDVIRDAVSTWRSSGRRPQEVFSFESDGDAWWGGFRQFRLQDQLLWIGVAVPERDFLGEAQRQRHWVLAVSAAAVVLALLLAGVAARYFSRPLEALAEQSVKIRDLNLADAPQIKSGVREIDQLAEAQSQMLTGIRSFSRYVSVALVRDLVRRGEVAMIGGKRTSLTVLFTDIRDFTSIAESMGPEDLTHHMSAYFQLMISALQSERGTVDKIVGDGIVAFWGAPDPLEDHAAHAVSAVLKCERLLRDQNSRWQDSDRPALTTHFGLCTGEAVVGNVGAPERLSYTALGDTVNTASRLEALNVRYGTKALATESVVSASGSTFAWRRIDRVRMKGKAVAVDIYEPLGETAQVSEAVRERSKAYEAALRLSTKRRFAEAVDLLESVLTADPHDGPSLRLRELCLEWIDKPPPEDWDGVTLYAEK, via the coding sequence ATGACCGCCACCAGATCGATCACCACACGTAGCGCGCTACTGCTGATGCTGCTGGCGCTGGTCTTTCTGATCGCGGCTTCGATTCTAATCGTCGTGGACCTTGGTGCGCGGCGAACCATCCGCGACCTGTCGCAGCGCTATATCGACCAGTCCGCCGACCAGGTACAGTCTGAGATGAGCCACTTTTTTGGCTCCATCGAAGAATTCCTGAATGTATCGAGAACCTGGTGGGAGTCCGGTCTCCTCGACTACAACGGTCGCGCCGACCTCCAGCGCCTGAACTCATTGTACATGCCGCTCCTGGACCGGCACCGCCAGATCACGTCGATGATGCTCGTTCGGGATGATGGCCTTGAGTACCTCTTGTTCCGCGATCTGCGGGGTGGCGACGATTACGAATGGTACAATCGGCTTGTATGGGCGGACAAAGGCCCGGCAGCCGGCTATGTGGTGACCTGGACCGGCGATCTACAGCTCTACTCGGAAGAGCCGCTGCCGGATGAGGCACTGGACTACGACCCTCGACGTCGGCCTTTCTATATTGGAGCGGATCTCGAGAGCACCCATTGGACTTCGCCCTACTACTTCTTCATCACAAAAGACGCCGGTCTGACGGTTTCCCAGAAGTGGCGTGATCAAGCCTCGGGACAAACGAGACTGGTCGCGTTCGATCTCCTACTCAGGGATCTGTCCGAATTCACGTCCGGGCTCCATCCCAGTCCGAACGGAACAGCTTTCGTACTCCACAGCGATGGCTCCTTGATTGGTCTTCCGGCAGATGCGCGCTGGACCGATTCAGCTGAAATTCGCGACGTCCTGCGGAAAGCGTCTGGCCAAGCCGACTCGGACCGAGCTGCCACCCTTCTGACGGCAGAGGAACTGGATCTGGATGTTATCCGGGATGCAGTCTCGACCTGGCGTAGCAGCGGACGCCGTCCGCAGGAGGTGTTCAGTTTTGAAAGTGATGGCGATGCGTGGTGGGGAGGATTCCGGCAGTTCCGGTTGCAGGATCAGCTGCTGTGGATAGGCGTAGCGGTCCCCGAGCGTGATTTCTTGGGCGAGGCCCAGCGTCAACGGCACTGGGTTCTCGCGGTTTCGGCGGCTGCTGTGGTGTTGGCACTGCTGTTGGCCGGTGTCGCCGCCCGCTATTTTAGCCGCCCCCTGGAGGCTCTTGCGGAACAGAGCGTAAAGATCCGCGACTTGAACCTGGCGGACGCCCCTCAGATCAAGTCCGGCGTTCGCGAAATCGATCAGCTGGCGGAAGCGCAGTCTCAGATGCTGACCGGTATTCGATCGTTCTCGCGCTATGTCTCGGTCGCTCTTGTCCGCGACCTGGTTCGTAGAGGCGAGGTCGCAATGATCGGAGGAAAGAGAACCAGCCTCACCGTGCTCTTCACGGACATTAGGGACTTCACGAGCATTGCGGAGAGCATGGGCCCCGAAGATCTGACACACCACATGTCGGCCTATTTCCAACTCATGATCTCAGCGCTACAGAGCGAGCGCGGCACCGTCGATAAGATCGTAGGCGACGGCATCGTCGCTTTTTGGGGAGCGCCGGATCCGCTTGAAGATCACGCGGCCCATGCGGTTTCCGCAGTCCTGAAATGCGAGCGCTTGCTTCGGGATCAGAATTCTCGATGGCAGGATAGCGATCGTCCGGCCCTAACCACGCATTTTGGTCTCTGCACGGGAGAAGCCGTCGTCGGCAATGTGGGGGCGCCGGAGCGGCTCAGCTACACAGCACTCGGCGACACGGTCAATACGGCAAGCCGTCTTGAAGCACTCAATGTCCGCTATGGAACGAAAGCGCTCGCCACAGAGTCCGTCGTCTCCGCGTCCGGCTCCACGTTCGCCTGGCGACGGATCGACCGTGTGAGAATGAAGGGCAAGGCTGTAGCCGTCGACATCTACGAACCGCTTGGTGAAACGGCGCAGGTCTCGGAGGCAGTCCGCGAGCGGTCCAAGGCGTATGAGGCTGCCTTGCGCCTCTCCACCAAACGCCGCTTCGCGGAGGCAGTGGACCTTCTCGAGTCAGTGTTGACCGCCGATCCGCATGATGGCCCCTCGCTCCGACTTCGTGAGCTGTGTCTCGAATGGATCGACAAGCCACCGCCCGAAGATTGGGACGGTGTGACGCTCTATGCTGAAAAATGA
- a CDS encoding amino acid permease gives MASIAAAAKEGVGGSNLHRVISWKDAFWVASGVPALVLFSIGGIAATVGTPSVLVWTLSVLFGFVQAFTYAEIAGLFPNKSGGASVYGAAAWVRYSRLIAPLSVWCNWLAWTPVLAIGCGIAAGYILTALFPPEAAIRTWEIQLVDLSFFKEDLSLRLNSTFSIGALLMLISFGIQHRGILSTAKVQTIVGASVLIPLLIIGIVPLVTGDVSMQAFQPF, from the coding sequence ATGGCTTCAATCGCAGCCGCAGCAAAAGAGGGTGTCGGCGGGTCCAATCTTCATCGCGTCATCAGCTGGAAGGACGCGTTCTGGGTCGCGAGCGGCGTTCCTGCGCTCGTATTGTTCTCGATTGGCGGCATCGCCGCCACGGTTGGCACTCCTTCTGTCCTCGTTTGGACTCTTTCTGTCCTCTTCGGCTTTGTTCAGGCTTTCACCTACGCTGAAATTGCCGGGCTGTTCCCGAACAAATCGGGTGGTGCATCCGTCTACGGCGCGGCAGCCTGGGTTCGCTACAGCCGGCTCATCGCGCCATTGTCTGTGTGGTGCAACTGGCTCGCCTGGACACCCGTGCTTGCCATCGGTTGCGGCATTGCGGCGGGCTACATTCTTACGGCTCTCTTCCCGCCGGAAGCAGCTATCAGGACCTGGGAAATCCAACTCGTAGACCTATCCTTCTTCAAAGAGGATCTCAGTCTACGGCTCAACTCGACTTTCTCTATCGGCGCGCTCTTGATGCTGATCTCGTTTGGCATTCAGCACCGTGGGATTCTCTCTACGGCCAAGGTGCAGACCATCGTCGGCGCATCCGTACTCATACCGCTTCTGATTATCGGGATCGTCCCTCTGGTTACGGGTGACGTGTCGATGCAGGCGTTTCAGCCGTTCTGA
- a CDS encoding universal stress protein, whose product MIKNILCAADGSAISAKAIDFAIDLAKELGVPLTILAVELVSKEDMANSPFWDSQVLAASDAITRAEFERAAKKAKEAGLDGVSCATASSRNVPEAIAAYAEQHGFDLIVMGSHGHTGLSRMILGSTAYAVTARAHCPVTIVR is encoded by the coding sequence ATGATCAAGAACATCCTATGCGCTGCCGACGGATCGGCCATCTCGGCCAAAGCAATCGATTTTGCGATTGATTTGGCCAAGGAACTCGGGGTCCCGCTCACGATCCTTGCGGTCGAGCTGGTCTCCAAAGAGGACATGGCTAACTCGCCCTTCTGGGACTCTCAAGTGCTGGCAGCCAGCGATGCCATCACGCGGGCCGAGTTCGAGCGCGCCGCCAAGAAGGCCAAAGAGGCGGGATTGGACGGCGTGTCATGTGCGACGGCAAGCAGCCGCAACGTCCCGGAAGCGATCGCGGCCTATGCCGAACAGCATGGCTTTGATCTCATCGTCATGGGATCTCACGGTCATACGGGCCTGTCCCGCATGATCTTGGGCTCGACGGCCTATGCCGTGACAGCGCGGGCCCATTGTCCCGTGACGATCGTACGGTAG
- a CDS encoding hybrid sensor histidine kinase/response regulator, whose amino-acid sequence MSTDLFEIVANYTYDWESWFLPDGQVRWVNPAVERMTGFSVDACLTMPDYPLEIVHPEDRDAVRALLKSALEGTSGNDVEFRIQRRDGQVGWAAVSWQPMIGPDGERLGVRTSIRDISWRKSAEDALRLAKVDAEKADRAKSRFLAAASHDLRQPLQAVSMYVSALARREADETSQEILADIRTCLDAGNELLEDLVDISRLDAGVVVPEFSDVAIADLFEMLEKSFQREAQDRRLDLRFVPRSIFVRADHAILARILQNLLANALRYTERGRVLVGCKVRGDAAIVEVWDSGIGIAPEYQDKIFEEFYQLDNPARDRRRGAGLGLAIVRRKAALMGAPIALRSEPGKGSVFSITLPIAQGNEAFEVIREDGQLDLTGCTIAVIDDEPHQLNALETLLRACGGQVIASNTIDGLVNRVAASQVPPELAIADYRLQAGARGSDAIAAVRFKVNRTIPGILVTGDTDPERIAEAEASGCRLIHKPVDGASLVRTINQLLGKVSSAA is encoded by the coding sequence TTGAGCACCGATCTCTTTGAGATTGTCGCCAACTACACATACGACTGGGAAAGTTGGTTTCTGCCCGACGGCCAAGTCCGCTGGGTCAATCCGGCCGTCGAGCGCATGACCGGGTTCTCCGTCGACGCGTGCCTGACGATGCCGGACTATCCCTTGGAGATCGTGCACCCCGAGGACCGCGATGCCGTGCGGGCCCTCCTCAAGTCCGCCCTCGAAGGGACGAGCGGCAATGACGTCGAGTTTCGCATCCAGCGCCGGGACGGTCAGGTGGGGTGGGCGGCCGTGTCCTGGCAGCCCATGATCGGGCCCGATGGGGAACGGCTCGGAGTGCGGACCAGCATTCGCGATATATCGTGGCGCAAGAGCGCGGAGGACGCGCTCCGCCTCGCGAAAGTCGATGCCGAGAAGGCGGACCGGGCGAAGAGCCGCTTTCTCGCCGCCGCGAGCCACGACCTGCGCCAGCCCCTTCAGGCGGTCAGCATGTATGTCTCGGCCTTGGCCCGCCGGGAAGCGGACGAGACGAGCCAGGAAATCCTAGCGGACATCCGCACCTGTCTCGACGCTGGGAACGAATTGCTCGAAGACCTCGTCGATATTTCGCGTCTGGACGCCGGCGTGGTCGTTCCCGAATTTTCGGACGTCGCCATCGCCGACCTTTTCGAGATGCTCGAGAAAAGCTTTCAGCGCGAGGCGCAAGACCGGAGGTTGGACCTCCGCTTCGTTCCGAGAAGCATTTTCGTGCGGGCGGACCATGCAATTCTAGCCCGTATCCTGCAGAATCTGCTGGCCAACGCGTTGCGGTACACCGAGCGGGGCCGGGTTCTGGTCGGGTGCAAGGTGCGCGGTGACGCTGCCATTGTGGAGGTATGGGACAGCGGCATCGGCATTGCGCCGGAATATCAGGACAAGATCTTCGAGGAGTTCTATCAGCTCGACAATCCGGCGCGGGACCGGCGGCGCGGGGCGGGCCTCGGCCTTGCCATCGTACGCCGCAAGGCCGCTCTCATGGGCGCGCCGATTGCGTTGCGGTCGGAACCCGGAAAGGGCTCCGTGTTTTCCATCACACTCCCCATCGCGCAAGGGAATGAGGCCTTCGAGGTGATACGCGAAGACGGGCAGCTGGATTTGACCGGATGCACCATCGCCGTCATCGATGACGAGCCCCATCAATTGAACGCCTTGGAGACGCTGCTTCGCGCATGCGGAGGACAGGTCATTGCATCCAATACGATCGACGGCCTCGTCAATCGGGTCGCGGCTTCGCAAGTCCCGCCAGAGCTGGCGATCGCCGATTACCGTTTGCAGGCCGGCGCCAGAGGTTCGGACGCGATCGCGGCGGTGCGCTTCAAGGTCAACCGCACCATTCCGGGTATTCTTGTGACCGGCGATACCGATCCCGAACGTATCGCCGAGGCCGAGGCCAGCGGCTGCCGGCTGATCCATAAGCCGGTGGATGGCGCAAGCTTGGTGCGGACGATCAATCAATTGCTCGGCAAAGTATCCTCCGCCGCGTGA
- a CDS encoding DUF1028 domain-containing protein: protein MTYSILARDPKTGEMGVATQSQAFAVGHSVPWTMPGFGVIATQSMGEPAYGDLGLDALRAGLTSSEALTAISSIDAHPERRQVAMIDGEGRMAAYTGSACIAEAGHAFGDTCIAVANMMRTDGVWDAMVEAFESGSGTLATRLMAALHAAEKAGGDFRGQRSAAIKVVRATRSGRPWRDSVVDLRVDDHETPVDRLGTLVERSARYNRMVSAFERALDGQASQALADVIDMPVAKTKSDADLQMWRAAILTLAGREEEASSALATLNEYAPEFVDVFRHLETTGLVDEPAAWKRVLPGK, encoded by the coding sequence ATGACCTATTCGATACTCGCTCGTGACCCAAAAACGGGAGAGATGGGCGTCGCAACCCAATCTCAGGCCTTTGCCGTCGGCCACAGCGTGCCATGGACCATGCCCGGCTTCGGGGTCATCGCGACCCAGTCGATGGGCGAACCGGCTTACGGCGACTTAGGTCTCGATGCGCTCCGGGCGGGGCTCACCTCCAGTGAGGCGCTCACCGCCATTAGCAGCATCGATGCCCACCCGGAACGGCGACAGGTCGCGATGATCGACGGCGAAGGCCGAATGGCGGCCTACACCGGGAGCGCCTGCATCGCCGAAGCTGGCCACGCATTTGGTGACACCTGCATCGCCGTGGCGAACATGATGCGGACCGACGGAGTATGGGACGCCATGGTCGAGGCGTTCGAGAGCGGCTCCGGCACACTCGCAACGCGGCTGATGGCGGCGCTGCACGCGGCCGAGAAGGCCGGTGGCGATTTTCGCGGACAGCGCTCGGCGGCTATCAAAGTGGTCAGGGCGACGCGCAGCGGACGACCCTGGCGTGACAGCGTGGTGGATCTGCGGGTCGACGACCATGAGACGCCCGTCGATCGCCTTGGCACTCTCGTCGAAAGGAGTGCGCGGTATAACCGGATGGTCTCGGCCTTCGAGCGGGCACTCGACGGGCAGGCTTCACAGGCTCTTGCCGACGTGATCGACATGCCGGTCGCGAAGACGAAGAGCGATGCTGACCTGCAGATGTGGCGCGCGGCAATTCTCACCCTTGCTGGACGGGAGGAAGAGGCTTCGTCCGCGTTGGCAACCCTCAACGAGTACGCACCGGAATTCGTCGACGTCTTCCGCCATCTTGAGACGACCGGCCTCGTAGACGAGCCGGCGGCTTGGAAGCGCGTCTTGCCCGGCAAATGA
- a CDS encoding response regulator transcription factor produces MHLLIADDHRLFRSGFKLLVGQLFPVAELFDAGDANEAWDVLNTDEEFDLVFLDLAMPGMNGTAGVRRFVERRPAVPVVILSAHTAPEEIAECMGLGVRGYIPKSSSESVLRNAVDLVLAGEIYVPRHAIDQILSEGGSGTAGDLENLPEDNPLRQLTPRQRSTLALMIEGLSNKEIARSLGLLESTVKAHVKVILRKLSAHNRTQAALIAADLGWPRRIPTRPS; encoded by the coding sequence ATGCACCTTCTCATCGCCGATGATCACAGGCTGTTTCGCTCCGGCTTCAAACTGCTCGTAGGGCAGTTGTTTCCGGTCGCCGAGCTATTCGATGCCGGGGATGCGAATGAGGCTTGGGACGTCCTCAACACCGACGAAGAGTTCGACTTGGTCTTTCTCGACCTGGCGATGCCGGGCATGAACGGGACCGCAGGCGTACGGCGCTTCGTCGAACGGCGCCCCGCCGTTCCCGTCGTCATTCTGTCCGCCCATACCGCGCCCGAGGAAATCGCGGAATGCATGGGGCTCGGCGTGCGCGGCTATATCCCAAAATCGTCGAGCGAAAGCGTGTTGCGCAACGCGGTCGATTTGGTGCTCGCGGGTGAGATTTACGTACCGCGTCACGCGATCGATCAGATTCTCTCCGAGGGTGGCAGCGGCACGGCCGGAGATTTGGAGAACCTCCCGGAAGACAACCCGCTCCGTCAGCTCACGCCCCGCCAGCGCAGCACTCTTGCGTTGATGATCGAGGGCCTGTCGAACAAGGAAATCGCCCGCAGCCTCGGCCTGCTCGAGAGCACCGTGAAAGCGCATGTGAAGGTGATCTTGCGCAAGCTCTCGGCTCACAACCGGACGCAAGCGGCTCTGATTGCCGCGGATCTCGGCTGGCCGCGCCGCATTCCGACCCGGCCCTCGTGA
- the eutC gene encoding ethanolamine ammonia-lyase subunit EutC, with protein MSNDKRPAVVNDPWNKLRQYTPARIALGHSGTSLPTKPHLEFQLAHARARDAVHHALDIPALEESLRTRGLASILLSSRADSRATYLQRPDMGRRLDEASVMVLENLPRPEEPYDVVFVIGDGLSALAIEENAAKFLDAMLPSLPKEDWHIAPLCIVKEARVAIGDEVAELLGAKTVVVLIGERPGLSSPDSMGIYMTLNPRTGLTDESRNCISNVRPAGLSYPHAAHKLNYLMTEARRRGLSGVMLKDEAESLAQVSTGLTGTFSSNAERPIAPV; from the coding sequence GTGTCCAACGACAAGCGCCCGGCCGTCGTCAACGATCCCTGGAACAAGCTGCGTCAATACACGCCGGCGCGCATCGCGCTCGGGCACTCCGGTACCAGCCTTCCGACCAAGCCGCATCTGGAGTTCCAGCTTGCTCATGCGCGGGCGCGCGACGCGGTCCATCACGCGCTCGACATTCCGGCCTTGGAGGAGAGCCTTCGGACGCGAGGGCTTGCCTCGATCCTCTTGAGCAGCCGCGCCGACAGCAGGGCCACCTATCTGCAACGACCCGATATGGGGCGGCGCCTCGACGAGGCCTCGGTCATGGTGCTCGAGAACCTACCCCGGCCGGAGGAGCCCTATGACGTGGTGTTCGTGATCGGCGACGGCCTATCTGCGCTCGCGATCGAGGAGAACGCCGCGAAGTTCCTCGACGCCATGCTGCCCTCGCTCCCCAAGGAAGACTGGCACATCGCGCCACTCTGCATCGTGAAGGAGGCGCGGGTGGCGATCGGCGACGAGGTCGCGGAGCTTCTCGGCGCAAAGACAGTTGTCGTTCTGATCGGCGAAAGGCCGGGACTCAGCTCGCCCGACAGCATGGGCATCTATATGACGCTGAACCCGCGGACCGGCCTCACCGACGAGTCGCGAAACTGCATCTCCAACGTCCGGCCCGCCGGATTGAGCTATCCCCATGCGGCGCACAAGCTCAACTACCTGATGACCGAAGCGCGGCGCAGGGGGCTATCGGGGGTGATGCTGAAGGACGAGGCCGAAAGCTTGGCCCAGGTCAGCACGGGCCTCACGGGAACTTTCTCATCGAACGCTGAACGGCCGATCGCGCCCGTGTGA